The following coding sequences lie in one Nocardioides sambongensis genomic window:
- a CDS encoding acyl-CoA dehydrogenase family protein, with protein sequence MTGFELSREHEEFRRSVREFAEAEIAPHVAGWDRDHHFPVEVVQKMGALGLMGLSAPEEYGGAGEDGDFTSLCVAIEEIGRVDQSLGITLEAAVGLGINPILTYGTEAQRQAWLPDLVAGRRLAGFGLTEPGAGSDAGATRTRAEIDPASGEWVVNGGKQFITNSGSEITSVVTVTARTGTRGDGSAEISAIIVPAGTPGFVAEPAYDKLGWNISDTHPLTFTDARVPADSLLGERGRGYAQFLATLDDGRVAIAALATGLIQACLEQCVTYAGERQTFGGPIGRKQGVAFQIADLEVMLQASRLLTYKAAAMKDAMLRGSGPSVGEFKRAASVAKLYTSESAVTATRIATQVFGGYGFMEEYPVARFYRDAKILEIGEGTSEVQRMLIARGLGLPVE encoded by the coding sequence ATGACTGGCTTCGAGTTGTCCCGCGAGCACGAGGAGTTCCGGCGCAGCGTGCGCGAGTTCGCCGAGGCGGAGATCGCCCCGCACGTCGCCGGCTGGGACCGCGACCACCACTTCCCGGTCGAGGTGGTGCAGAAGATGGGCGCGCTCGGGCTGATGGGCCTCTCCGCACCGGAGGAGTACGGCGGCGCCGGGGAGGACGGCGACTTCACCTCGCTGTGCGTGGCGATCGAGGAGATCGGCCGGGTCGACCAGTCGCTCGGGATCACCCTCGAGGCGGCGGTCGGACTCGGGATCAACCCGATCCTCACCTACGGCACCGAGGCGCAGCGGCAGGCGTGGCTGCCCGATCTGGTGGCCGGTCGGCGCCTCGCCGGCTTCGGGCTCACCGAGCCCGGCGCCGGATCGGACGCCGGCGCGACCAGGACCAGGGCCGAGATCGATCCGGCCTCGGGGGAGTGGGTGGTCAACGGCGGCAAGCAGTTCATCACCAACTCCGGATCGGAGATCACCTCGGTGGTCACCGTGACCGCACGGACCGGCACCCGCGGTGACGGGTCGGCGGAGATCTCCGCGATCATCGTCCCGGCCGGGACCCCCGGCTTCGTCGCCGAGCCCGCCTACGACAAGCTCGGGTGGAACATCTCCGACACCCACCCGCTGACCTTCACCGACGCCCGGGTGCCTGCGGACAGCCTGCTCGGCGAGCGCGGTCGGGGCTATGCCCAGTTCCTGGCCACCCTCGACGACGGGCGGGTCGCGATCGCCGCCCTGGCCACCGGGCTGATCCAGGCCTGCCTGGAGCAGTGCGTGACCTACGCCGGCGAGCGGCAGACCTTCGGCGGCCCGATCGGGCGCAAGCAGGGCGTGGCGTTCCAGATCGCCGACCTCGAGGTGATGCTGCAGGCCTCCCGGCTGCTGACCTACAAGGCGGCGGCGATGAAGGACGCGATGCTCCGCGGATCGGGGCCGTCGGTGGGCGAGTTCAAGCGTGCCGCGTCGGTCGCGAAGCTCTACACCTCCGAGTCCGCGGTGACGGCCACCCGGATCGCCACGCAGGTCTTCGGCGGGTACGGCTTCATGGAGGAGTACCCGGTCGCCCGCTTCTACCGCGACGCCAAGATCCTGGAGATCGGCGAGGGCACCTCGGAGGTGCAGCGGATGCTGATCGCGCGGGGGCTCGGGCTGCCGGTGGAGTGA
- a CDS encoding PH domain-containing protein: MLLLQPLTELARFLPALIPLLLFGTASGFGPWAVIGVVAPLAFGVARYLTTEYRISDGRIELRRGVLQRRTTSARLERVRTVDMTATLGQRVLGVAKLVVGTGGAGDEDDRLELDGLARDRATAMRSGLLGRRTGVGRPGPIDSRTVGTGPGDAVPPVAAAPPGWWPGSPRAGCCMRRSPPPGSSPRRPWSVSSARRSPPPRSRSASTTATCRGSTRSWSRWWSAWCWSARRH; the protein is encoded by the coding sequence ATGCTGCTGCTCCAGCCGCTCACCGAGCTCGCCCGGTTCCTCCCCGCCCTGATCCCCCTGCTGCTGTTCGGCACGGCGTCCGGCTTCGGCCCGTGGGCGGTGATCGGCGTGGTCGCCCCGTTGGCCTTCGGCGTGGCCCGTTACCTGACCACCGAGTACCGGATCAGCGACGGCCGCATCGAGCTGCGCCGCGGCGTCCTGCAGCGGCGCACCACCTCGGCCCGGCTGGAGCGGGTGCGCACGGTGGACATGACCGCCACCCTGGGTCAGCGGGTGCTGGGCGTCGCCAAGCTGGTCGTCGGCACCGGGGGCGCCGGAGACGAGGACGACCGGCTCGAGCTGGACGGCCTCGCCCGCGATCGCGCCACCGCGATGCGCAGCGGACTGCTGGGGCGCCGGACCGGCGTCGGCCGCCCCGGCCCGATCGACTCTAGGACCGTCGGGACCGGCCCGGGCGACGCCGTCCCGCCCGTGGCCGCCGCGCCGCCCGGGTGGTGGCCCGGTTCTCCCCGCGCTGGCTGCTGTATGCGCCGTTCACCTCCGCCGGGTTCATCGCCGCGGCGGCCCTGGTCGGTGTCGTCAGCCAGGCGATCCCCTCCTCCGCGTTCGAGGTCAGCGTCGACGACGGCGACCTGCCGCGGATCGACGCGCTCCTGGTCGCGGTGGTGGTCGGCGTGGTGCTGGTCGGCTCGGCGGCACTGA
- a CDS encoding TetR/AcrR family transcriptional regulator: MTTPRQRARAATMQEIIRIGRRHLAEHGAAALSLRAVARDLGVVSSAVYRYVGSRDELLTLLLVDGYDELGASVDRALAGVAADAFRERFLVVGRAVREWALREPSTYALLYGAPVPGYAAPAEQTTGPGTRVPATLLGITAAADAAGCLDPVDPAPVGAGLAAGLAAVRTEFDAPLPDEVLVRGVLAWVSLFGAVSFEVFGQYGPDRMGDPGELFEHHLAGLADRVGLRDA; the protein is encoded by the coding sequence ATGACCACCCCGCGCCAGCGTGCCCGTGCCGCGACGATGCAGGAGATCATCCGGATCGGCCGACGCCACCTGGCCGAGCACGGTGCGGCCGCCCTCTCGCTGCGCGCCGTCGCTCGCGACCTCGGCGTCGTCTCCTCGGCGGTCTACCGCTACGTCGGCAGCCGCGACGAGCTGCTCACCCTGTTGCTCGTCGACGGATACGACGAGCTCGGGGCCAGTGTCGACCGCGCGCTGGCCGGCGTCGCCGCCGACGCCTTCCGCGAGCGGTTCCTGGTCGTCGGCCGGGCGGTGCGCGAGTGGGCGCTGCGGGAGCCGTCCACCTATGCGCTCCTCTACGGAGCGCCGGTCCCCGGCTACGCCGCGCCCGCGGAGCAGACCACCGGGCCCGGCACCCGGGTCCCCGCCACCCTGCTCGGCATCACCGCCGCCGCCGACGCCGCCGGGTGCCTGGACCCCGTCGACCCGGCGCCGGTCGGTGCGGGTCTCGCCGCCGGCCTCGCGGCGGTCCGCACCGAGTTCGACGCGCCGCTGCCCGACGAGGTCCTGGTCCGCGGCGTGCTGGCCTGGGTCTCGCTGTTCGGCGCGGTCAGCTTCGAGGTGTTCGGCCAGTACGGCCCGGATCGGATGGGCGACCCGGGCGAGCTCTTCGAGCACCACCTGGCCGGGCTCGCGGACCGGGTCGGGCTGCGCGACGCCTGA
- a CDS encoding class I SAM-dependent methyltransferase: MWKDSVNSVLRSTTGYELRRPVDATPGATADTARERKAQAARLRAVRRRARALRQANQRLRERVEAAEQTARLSHRGISMPADQAERALAELRPIPSERLSLTDIANLEGTDKGTIGPSEEWPAHNYTDVYGAYLAPWRDRSITILEIGLGVPGDAWEAQIAHGRNEQGGGSLRAWYGYFPHARIYGVDINPATHLDNDRISTHVVDQGDPAAIAAFLASIGEVEFDLVVDDGSHRPDHQQITLGCLLPRVRAGGLYLIEDLLSNGRGDGGRGRRSYSADVLNTRRVLDRFRLHGAFAEPHAIVDPDYCAAHIAEITFHVPRRAAPHTEAVCAIRKSAGPGQ; this comes from the coding sequence ATGTGGAAGGACTCGGTCAACAGCGTGCTCCGGTCGACGACCGGCTACGAGCTGCGCAGGCCGGTGGACGCGACCCCCGGCGCGACGGCCGACACCGCGCGCGAGCGGAAGGCGCAGGCGGCGCGGCTGCGAGCGGTGCGGCGGCGAGCCCGGGCGCTGCGCCAGGCCAACCAGCGACTGCGGGAGCGGGTCGAGGCGGCGGAGCAGACGGCGCGGCTGTCCCACCGCGGGATCTCGATGCCGGCCGATCAGGCCGAGCGTGCGCTGGCCGAGCTCCGGCCGATCCCGTCCGAGCGCCTGAGTCTCACCGACATCGCCAACCTCGAAGGCACCGACAAGGGCACGATCGGGCCGAGCGAGGAGTGGCCCGCGCACAACTACACCGACGTCTACGGCGCCTACCTCGCCCCGTGGCGCGACCGGTCCATCACCATCCTCGAGATCGGCCTCGGCGTGCCCGGGGACGCCTGGGAGGCGCAGATCGCGCACGGCCGCAACGAGCAGGGCGGCGGGTCGCTGCGGGCCTGGTACGGCTACTTCCCGCACGCGCGGATCTACGGCGTGGACATCAACCCGGCCACCCACCTGGACAACGACCGGATCTCCACCCACGTGGTGGACCAGGGCGATCCCGCCGCCATCGCCGCCTTCCTGGCGTCGATCGGTGAGGTGGAGTTCGACCTCGTCGTCGACGACGGGAGCCACCGACCCGACCACCAGCAGATCACCCTCGGCTGTCTCCTGCCACGAGTGCGCGCCGGTGGGCTCTACCTGATCGAGGACCTGCTGAGCAACGGGCGCGGTGACGGCGGACGTGGCCGCCGCTCCTACTCGGCAGACGTGCTCAACACCCGCCGTGTCCTCGACCGGTTCCGGCTGCACGGCGCCTTCGCCGAGCCGCACGCGATCGTCGACCCGGACTACTGCGCCGCTCACATCGCCGAGATCACCTTCCACGTGCCGCGCCGCGCGGCGCCGCACACCGAGGCGGTCTGCGCGATCCGGAAGTCCGCGGGCCCGGGGCAGTGA
- a CDS encoding Maf family protein, which yields MPTFVLASASPARLATLRSAGIDPSVIVSGVDESQVVDVPPSVLAQRLAELKARAVAGRDDLPADALVLGCDSVLELDGEALGKPVDVEEATARWRSMRGRAGTLHSGHCLIDVAAGAERTGTGSTTVHFADVDDAEIEAYVATEEPLHVAGAFTIDGFAGAFVERIEGDHHNVVGVSLPLLRRMVRDLGHSWPALWSRP from the coding sequence GTGCCCACCTTCGTGCTCGCCTCCGCCTCCCCCGCTCGCCTGGCGACCCTGCGCTCGGCGGGGATCGACCCGAGCGTGATCGTGTCGGGGGTCGACGAGAGCCAGGTGGTCGACGTACCTCCGTCCGTGCTGGCGCAGCGCCTGGCCGAGCTGAAGGCACGCGCCGTGGCCGGACGCGACGACCTGCCGGCCGACGCCCTGGTGCTCGGCTGCGACTCGGTCCTCGAGCTCGACGGAGAGGCGCTCGGCAAGCCCGTCGATGTCGAGGAGGCCACCGCACGGTGGCGCTCGATGCGTGGGCGGGCCGGCACGCTGCACTCCGGGCACTGCCTGATCGACGTGGCCGCCGGCGCCGAGCGCACCGGCACCGGATCGACCACGGTCCACTTCGCCGACGTCGACGACGCCGAGATCGAGGCCTACGTCGCCACCGAGGAACCGCTGCACGTGGCGGGCGCGTTCACCATCGACGGGTTCGCCGGCGCGTTCGTCGAGCGGATCGAGGGCGACCACCATAACGTGGTCGGAGTCAGCCTCCCGCTGCTCCGGAGGATGGTGCGCGACCTCGGACACTCCTGGCCCGCACTCTGGTCCCGCCCCTGA
- a CDS encoding benzoate/H(+) symporter BenE family transporter produces the protein MTTETDHGPVVAGVITAVVGTSSSFVVVLAGLAAMGATPTQAASGLLTLCVTQALGMLWLSLRHRLPISLAWSTPGAALLASSAGVAGGWPVAVGAFAVTGVLIVLTAALPRLGDLVAAIPPSLAKAMLAGVLLPLCVAPVTALVDDPAVVGPVVGTWVVLLAVARRWAVPGALLVALVAVALTADVSADSWWPHLEWTTPQWSWAALIGIALPLYVVTMASQNVPGVAVMAGFGYRVPWRETLTVTGLGTLAGAGTGGHAINLAAITAALTAGPSAGRDPSRRWIASVTAAATYLVIAVGSTGLVALVVAAPGGVMQAAAGLALLGTLAASLSDALADPADREAAAATVVVAASGVTLGGVGAAFWALVVGLALRWVLRWRASQASPPPRRVRRP, from the coding sequence TTGACCACCGAGACCGACCACGGGCCCGTCGTCGCCGGCGTGATCACCGCCGTCGTCGGCACCAGCAGCTCCTTCGTCGTCGTGCTCGCCGGGCTGGCCGCGATGGGCGCCACCCCCACCCAGGCCGCATCCGGCCTGCTCACCCTCTGCGTCACCCAGGCGCTCGGGATGCTCTGGCTCAGCCTCCGGCACCGGCTGCCGATCTCGCTGGCATGGTCCACCCCGGGGGCGGCCCTGCTCGCCTCCTCGGCCGGGGTCGCCGGCGGGTGGCCCGTCGCCGTCGGCGCCTTCGCGGTCACCGGCGTCCTGATCGTGCTGACCGCCGCGCTCCCCCGGCTGGGCGACCTGGTCGCGGCGATCCCGCCGAGCCTGGCCAAGGCGATGCTCGCCGGCGTCCTGCTCCCGCTCTGCGTCGCGCCGGTCACCGCCCTGGTGGACGACCCCGCGGTGGTCGGCCCGGTGGTCGGGACCTGGGTCGTGCTGCTCGCCGTCGCTCGGCGCTGGGCGGTGCCGGGCGCCCTGCTCGTCGCGCTGGTGGCCGTCGCCCTGACCGCCGACGTCAGCGCCGACTCCTGGTGGCCCCACCTGGAATGGACCACCCCGCAGTGGTCGTGGGCCGCGCTGATCGGTATCGCCCTGCCGCTCTACGTGGTCACCATGGCCTCGCAGAACGTGCCGGGCGTCGCGGTGATGGCGGGCTTCGGCTACCGGGTGCCCTGGCGCGAGACGCTGACCGTCACCGGCCTCGGCACCCTGGCCGGAGCCGGCACCGGCGGGCACGCGATCAACCTGGCCGCGATCACCGCCGCCCTCACCGCCGGCCCGAGCGCAGGACGTGATCCGTCGCGCCGGTGGATCGCCAGCGTCACCGCGGCGGCGACGTACCTGGTGATCGCGGTCGGCAGCACCGGCCTGGTCGCGCTGGTGGTCGCCGCCCCGGGAGGCGTGATGCAGGCCGCGGCCGGCCTCGCCCTGCTCGGCACCCTGGCCGCGTCTCTCTCCGACGCGCTGGCCGACCCCGCCGACCGCGAGGCCGCCGCCGCCACGGTGGTCGTCGCCGCCTCGGGCGTCACCCTCGGTGGCGTCGGGGCCGCGTTCTGGGCACTGGTCGTCGGCCTGGCCCTGCGCTGGGTGCTGCGGTGGCGGGCGAGCCAGGCGTCACCGCCGCCGCGCCGGGTCAGGCGACCCTGA
- a CDS encoding PH domain-containing protein, with product MIGWTLRESWFQRRAGLVTLTATTAGGSGRTEVDDVPTGAAYRLAEEATPGLLAQFHAERV from the coding sequence GTGATCGGCTGGACGCTGCGGGAGAGCTGGTTCCAGCGGCGCGCGGGGCTGGTCACGCTGACCGCGACCACCGCCGGCGGATCGGGCCGCACCGAGGTGGACGACGTCCCGACCGGTGCCGCCTACCGGCTGGCGGAGGAGGCGACCCCCGGGCTGCTGGCCCAGTTCCACGCCGAGCGGGTCTGA
- a CDS encoding SpoIID/LytB domain-containing protein, with amino-acid sequence MRSLLLPIATLFALVLTALPGAPVQAATADPAGPAAAGAGVAMAVDDPPARRPVGRASALTLQGRGYGHGHGLSQYGAQGAASQHGRSYRQILSFYYPGLRLGRAGGSIRVLITADTTDDVVVRHAAGLRFRQVAGGRTWKLGRAGAERWRITAVGGRSRLSVLDGGWHTVRTVRGEAEFASSGKPLRLVTPSGTRAYAGALRSSIVAGGRATVNVLSMEAYLRGVVPLEVPALWHPQAVRSQAVAARTYAAFERASNAKDAYHLCDTSSCQVYGGVGQSHPASDRAIRATRRQVLRTKGGALAFTQFSASNGGWTTKGSFGYLRARQDPWDRWSGNPYRSWKHGLAAGAIENVYPGIGDYRRVRIVKRDGNGAWGGRVVSIRVIGSAGSTTVSGDAFRIAFGLRSTWFRVA; translated from the coding sequence GTGCGTTCACTCCTGCTCCCGATCGCCACCCTGTTCGCCCTCGTCCTGACCGCCCTCCCGGGCGCCCCGGTGCAGGCCGCGACGGCCGATCCCGCCGGACCGGCGGCCGCTGGGGCGGGTGTCGCGATGGCCGTCGACGACCCGCCCGCGCGCCGTCCGGTGGGCCGGGCGAGCGCCCTGACGCTGCAGGGACGCGGCTACGGCCACGGCCACGGGCTGTCCCAGTACGGCGCCCAGGGCGCCGCCAGCCAGCACGGCAGGAGCTATCGCCAGATCCTCTCCTTCTACTACCCGGGGCTGCGGCTCGGTCGGGCCGGCGGCAGCATCCGGGTGCTGATCACCGCGGACACCACCGACGACGTGGTGGTGCGCCACGCGGCAGGCCTCCGGTTCCGCCAGGTCGCCGGCGGCCGGACCTGGAAGCTCGGCCGCGCCGGCGCCGAGCGCTGGCGGATCACCGCGGTCGGCGGGCGCAGCCGGCTCTCCGTGCTGGACGGTGGCTGGCACACCGTCCGCACGGTGCGCGGCGAGGCCGAGTTCGCCAGCAGCGGCAAGCCACTGCGCTTGGTCACGCCGTCGGGGACGCGTGCCTACGCCGGCGCGCTGCGATCGAGCATCGTCGCCGGCGGCCGGGCCACGGTCAACGTGCTCAGCATGGAGGCCTACCTGCGCGGCGTCGTACCGCTGGAGGTGCCGGCGCTGTGGCACCCCCAGGCGGTGCGGTCCCAGGCCGTCGCGGCGCGCACGTACGCCGCCTTCGAGCGAGCGTCCAACGCCAAGGACGCCTACCACCTCTGCGACACCTCCTCCTGCCAGGTCTACGGCGGCGTCGGGCAGTCGCACCCGGCCTCCGACCGCGCGATCAGGGCCACCCGCCGGCAGGTGCTGCGCACCAAGGGCGGCGCCCTGGCCTTCACCCAGTTCTCCGCGAGCAACGGCGGCTGGACGACGAAGGGCTCGTTCGGCTACCTGCGGGCCCGGCAGGACCCGTGGGACCGGTGGTCCGGGAATCCCTACCGGAGCTGGAAGCACGGTCTGGCCGCAGGCGCCATCGAGAACGTCTATCCCGGGATCGGCGACTACCGGCGGGTGCGGATCGTCAAGCGGGACGGCAACGGGGCCTGGGGCGGCCGGGTGGTCTCGATCCGGGTGATCGGGTCGGCCGGCTCCACCACGGTCAGTGGCGACGCCTTCCGGATCGCGTTCGGGCTGCGGTCGACCTGGTTCAGGGTCGCCTGA
- a CDS encoding acetyl/propionyl/methylcrotonyl-CoA carboxylase subunit alpha: MPQPLQKVLIANRGEIAVRVIRACKDAGIGSVAVYAEPDRDALFVRLADEAHSLDGATPADSYLDIAKIIAVAQKSGADSVHPGYGFLAENADFAQAVLDAGLIWIGPSPQAIDALGDKAKAKHIAQKADAPLAPGTKDPVKDADEVVAFAQEYGLPVAIKAVFGGGGRGLKVARTLEEIPELYESAVREAVGAFGRGECLVEKFLDQPRHVETQCLADQHGNVVVVSTRDCSLQRRHQKLVEEAPAPFLSDDQIQRLYDSSKAILKEAGYVGAGTCEFLVAKDGTISFLEVNTRLQVEHCVSEEVTGIDLVREMFRIAAGEELGFGDPEIIGHSIEYRINAEDGGRNFMPAPGTLTEWAPPQGPGVRVDGGYEKGETVPGSFDSLIAKLIVTGRDRTQALERSRRALDEFVVDGMPTVIPFHQAVIEDPAYVAASNPSGEGEFTVYTTWIETDFDNQIEPYSGDLGEAEEAGERQKVTVEVGGRRLEVVLPGGLGSIGAGAGGGAKKPKRASGKKAGAAASGDAVTSPMQGTIVKVAVEEGAEVAEGDVIVVMEAMKMEQPLKAHKAGTVTGLTVEVGGGVTNGEVICELKD, translated from the coding sequence GTGCCCCAGCCGCTGCAGAAGGTGCTGATCGCCAACCGCGGTGAGATCGCGGTCCGCGTGATCCGTGCCTGCAAGGACGCCGGTATCGGAAGTGTCGCCGTCTACGCCGAGCCCGACCGCGACGCCCTCTTCGTGCGCCTGGCCGACGAGGCCCACTCGCTCGACGGCGCCACGCCGGCCGACTCCTACCTGGACATCGCCAAGATCATCGCCGTCGCGCAGAAGTCCGGCGCCGACTCGGTGCACCCCGGCTACGGCTTCCTCGCCGAGAACGCCGACTTCGCCCAGGCCGTGCTCGACGCCGGCCTGATCTGGATCGGCCCCTCGCCGCAGGCGATCGACGCCCTCGGCGACAAGGCGAAGGCCAAGCACATCGCGCAGAAGGCCGACGCCCCCCTCGCCCCGGGCACCAAGGACCCCGTCAAGGACGCCGACGAGGTCGTCGCGTTCGCCCAGGAGTACGGCCTCCCCGTCGCCATCAAGGCCGTCTTCGGCGGCGGCGGCCGCGGCCTCAAGGTGGCCCGCACGCTGGAGGAGATCCCCGAACTGTACGAGTCGGCGGTCCGCGAGGCGGTCGGCGCGTTCGGCCGCGGCGAGTGCCTGGTGGAGAAGTTCCTCGACCAGCCGCGCCACGTCGAGACCCAGTGCCTGGCCGACCAGCACGGCAACGTGGTGGTGGTCTCCACCCGCGACTGCTCGCTGCAGCGCCGTCACCAGAAGCTCGTCGAGGAGGCCCCGGCGCCGTTCCTCAGCGACGACCAGATCCAGCGCCTCTACGACTCCTCCAAGGCGATCCTCAAGGAGGCCGGGTACGTCGGCGCGGGCACGTGCGAGTTCCTCGTCGCCAAGGACGGCACCATCTCCTTCCTGGAGGTGAACACCCGCCTCCAGGTGGAGCACTGCGTCTCCGAGGAGGTCACCGGCATCGACCTGGTCCGCGAGATGTTCCGGATCGCCGCCGGCGAGGAGCTCGGCTTCGGCGACCCGGAGATCATCGGCCACTCGATCGAGTACCGGATCAACGCCGAGGACGGCGGGCGCAACTTCATGCCGGCCCCCGGCACGCTGACCGAGTGGGCCCCGCCGCAGGGCCCCGGCGTCCGCGTGGACGGCGGCTACGAGAAGGGCGAGACGGTGCCCGGCTCGTTCGACTCGCTGATCGCCAAGCTGATCGTCACCGGACGCGACCGCACCCAGGCACTCGAGCGCTCGCGCCGGGCGCTCGACGAGTTCGTCGTCGACGGGATGCCGACCGTGATCCCGTTCCACCAGGCCGTGATCGAGGACCCGGCGTACGTCGCCGCGTCGAACCCGTCCGGCGAGGGCGAGTTCACCGTCTACACCACCTGGATCGAGACCGACTTCGACAACCAGATCGAGCCCTACTCCGGCGACCTCGGCGAGGCCGAGGAGGCCGGTGAGCGGCAGAAGGTCACCGTCGAGGTCGGCGGTCGCCGGCTCGAGGTCGTGCTGCCCGGTGGTCTGGGCAGCATCGGCGCCGGTGCGGGCGGTGGCGCGAAGAAGCCCAAGCGCGCCTCCGGCAAGAAGGCCGGCGCGGCCGCCTCCGGCGACGCGGTGACCAGCCCGATGCAGGGCACCATCGTCAAGGTGGCCGTCGAGGAGGGTGCCGAGGTCGCCGAGGGCGACGTCATCGTGGTGATGGAGGCGATGAAGATGGAGCAGCCGCTGAAGGCGCACAAGGCCGGCACCGTCACCGGCCTCACCGTCGAGGTCGGCGGTGGCGTCACCAACGGTGAGGTCATCTGCGAGCTGAAGGACTGA
- a CDS encoding PH domain-containing protein: MNELRDPRHRVSPRARVMWFVSSAVTSVVLVAAVTLATTLWLTGWWTWPAIALSLVWAVVDVLMVPQWRYLVHRWEATDTAVYTQRGWWSRERRIAPMSRVQTVDFTQGPLARLLGLATVTVTTASAAGPLQIDGLEADVALHLVDDLTRKADLVEGDAT; encoded by the coding sequence GTGAACGAGCTCCGCGATCCACGCCACCGAGTGAGTCCCCGGGCACGGGTGATGTGGTTCGTCAGCTCGGCGGTCACCAGCGTCGTCCTGGTCGCCGCAGTGACGCTGGCGACGACACTGTGGCTGACCGGCTGGTGGACCTGGCCGGCGATCGCGCTCAGCCTGGTCTGGGCGGTCGTCGACGTGCTGATGGTGCCGCAGTGGCGCTACCTGGTCCACCGCTGGGAGGCGACGGACACCGCCGTGTACACGCAGCGGGGCTGGTGGAGCCGCGAGCGACGGATCGCCCCGATGTCGCGGGTGCAGACGGTCGACTTCACCCAGGGGCCGCTGGCCCGACTGCTCGGCCTGGCCACGGTGACGGTGACCACCGCCTCGGCGGCCGGACCGCTGCAGATCGACGGCCTGGAGGCGGACGTGGCGCTGCACCTGGTCGACGACCTGACCCGCAAGGCGGACCTGGTCGAGGGCGACGCGACATGA
- a CDS encoding XRE family transcriptional regulator: MANQESGSGTAADDLPATRVGARIRALRSSRRLSLSALAEQAGIGKGSLSELETGRRNPTLDTLYAVARPLGVPLAALLDDHDGATITSAEGERGGMVATRVRVLRGPATVTEVYLLRLAPGAVRSSPAHVDGVVEQVVVLAGTAVIEYGDQRARVVAGEHLAFPADRPHSYRAGEEPAEMVNVIVTPTSGAQA, translated from the coding sequence GTGGCGAACCAGGAGTCGGGGAGTGGAACGGCCGCCGACGACCTGCCGGCGACACGGGTGGGCGCGCGGATCCGCGCGTTGCGCTCCTCGCGCCGGCTCTCGTTGAGCGCGCTCGCCGAGCAGGCCGGGATCGGCAAGGGCTCCCTCTCCGAGCTGGAGACCGGTCGTCGCAACCCGACCCTGGACACCCTCTACGCCGTCGCCCGGCCGCTCGGCGTGCCCTTGGCGGCGTTGCTCGACGACCACGACGGCGCGACGATCACCTCGGCCGAGGGGGAGCGGGGCGGCATGGTGGCCACCCGGGTGCGAGTGCTCCGTGGCCCCGCGACGGTCACCGAGGTCTACCTGCTGCGCCTCGCCCCGGGGGCGGTCCGCTCGTCACCGGCCCACGTGGACGGCGTCGTCGAGCAGGTCGTGGTGCTCGCCGGCACCGCCGTGATCGAGTACGGCGACCAGCGCGCCCGGGTCGTCGCCGGTGAGCACCTCGCCTTCCCCGCCGACCGGCCGCACTCCTACCGGGCGGGCGAGGAGCCGGCCGAGATGGTCAACGTGATCGTCACGCCGACCTCGGGCGCTCAGGCGTAG
- a CDS encoding type II toxin-antitoxin system PemK/MazF family toxin, with translation MTEPASYRPEADGRPDPGEVCWAWVPYEDDPSQGKDRPVLVIGTTSAGDGTTLVECLVLTSKDHDRDAAQEAAAGRFWMDVGSGGWDRERRPSEVRLNRLVVLREADVRREGAALAPEIYAAVLAARARYA, from the coding sequence GTGACCGAGCCCGCGTCGTACCGTCCCGAGGCCGACGGCCGCCCCGACCCCGGCGAGGTCTGCTGGGCGTGGGTGCCCTACGAGGACGACCCGAGCCAGGGCAAGGACCGCCCCGTCCTGGTGATCGGTACGACGAGCGCCGGCGACGGCACCACCCTGGTCGAGTGCCTGGTGCTGACCAGCAAGGACCACGATCGCGACGCGGCCCAGGAGGCCGCGGCCGGACGATTCTGGATGGACGTCGGGTCGGGCGGCTGGGACCGCGAGCGGCGGCCCAGCGAGGTGCGCCTGAACCGACTGGTGGTGCTCCGGGAGGCCGATGTCCGGCGCGAGGGCGCGGCGCTGGCGCCGGAGATCTACGCGGCCGTGCTGGCCGCGCGCGCCCGCTACGCCTGA